The following DNA comes from Papaver somniferum cultivar HN1 unplaced genomic scaffold, ASM357369v1 unplaced-scaffold_128, whole genome shotgun sequence.
acaaaaaaagttgtTGACAAAAATTATAGGTAAATTTTTACTACAAGAAAATTATGATTACAATTGTGGGGTGCAAAAAAGAAGCACAGAAACCTAGAGTTCCGTATAACAAAGCCCTCTTTCACTGGGATGAGATCAAGCTTTTTTTTTAACTTGAAAACCTCTGGGATTACATGCCCAAAATAGAGATTTACACATGGAAGACTAGACTATCAATCGAAATGTCAAAATGGAGTACCTCTCATCTTCCACCAGATAGCTCTATTGCATCTTGGTTATATATTGAATCTTCTCCcaaatcaaatcttctttgaaaTCTATCGTACTCCTCTTGACGATTAACCTCCACTTGTTGCCATTCTTCCCACCTTTCAGCTAAGCCCTCACCTTCCAGCATTCGAACTACTTCTGACATCGTAGGTCGTTCCTCTGGCGATCCTTGGGTACAAAGCAATGCTACTTGAATCATCATTTCAACTTCTTCACTGACATAATTTCTACACAAGTTACGGTCAACAATGGCACTTAACCGTTTCTCTCTTTGGAGTTTCTTTACCTATAAAAGCAGAACAAATAAATGCTTCAGAATTAGAGAAGGAGATAACACAGTATAACTAGAAGGATTTCACAAATTAAATGAGGCACAAGAAGTTAAAATGAAACGATTCCAAATTAGCGAGATAAGTAATCTTACATGGTCAAGTAACaaaacatcatcttcttcctctaaACGAGAAAAGTCAATTGCTCGTTGTCCAGTTACAAGTTCTAAGAGCATAATTCCATAGCCAAAAACATCAGTCCTTTCAGATGACTTCCCAGTGGACAGATATTCAGGTGCAATATGGCCCATAGTCCCACGAACTTGAGTTGTGACGTTAGTCTTTCTTACATCCACCAATTTTGCCAAGCCAAAGTCACCAACAACAGCTTCAAAGTCCTCATCAAGTAGTACATTGGCAGCTTTTACATCACGATGAATAATCTTAGGATTGCAATGTTCATGAAGATATTCTAATCCACGAGCGGTTCCTAATGCCACTCGCTTTCTTGATGGCCAATCTAGAACTTCATCACCAGGTTTAATCTCTGCAAAAAGGTAAATAACAAATTTCTATAATGTACACAAATTACCTCGCCACAAGAAATAAGATAGAACTGCATAAGAATATCTTACACTAAAACTATACTGAAATGCTAGAGTAAAGGAATTATCACCTCTAAGACGATAGGCAACACTTAGGTTTTGCATAAAAGGATACACCAAAAGCCTTTCTGATGGGGTAGTACAGAAACCAATCAGTCTTAATAGGTTCTTGTGCACTGCTACACTTATCATCTCAACTTCACGAAGGAAAGCTTGCTCTCCTCCTGGACTTTCATAATCAGTCAATCGCTTTACAGCAATTTTTGTATTATCTCCAAGAACTCCTTTATATACCTTCCCAAAACCTCCTTGACCAAGAACATTTTTCTCACTAAAATCATCAGTAGCCAGTTGTAGTTCTCGCCATGAGAATCTTTTCAGCTGCCCAAAAGCGATTCGACGGTCATCTTCACCTGAACACCAAATTACATTGAGCACCATAAATCAGTTAGAAAATAGGAGCTGGCATCGTTTCTTGTTATTTCTTACGACACAGAAACTAACAATTAAGCAATACAAACCTGCAACGTCTACAAAGACATCACGTTTATAACCTTTCTGCTTTCCCTTCCAGATGAAAAATAAAAGACCCCCCAGAAGTAAAATTACAATTATACCTCCCACACTTCCGATTAGAATCCCAAGCTTTGATTGATGGGCAACTGTAAAGAAATGAAAATAAGTTGTTGGCATACGTATATCAGTGAAAGTAAACCTAAGCACTCCTGAATAAACATCAAACACAAATATAAATTGATTAAGCATAATTTACCTGGATTATTATTATTAGAAGCACAAGGATGCAGAAAACTTACGCCACAATTTAAGTCATTTCCTGAAAAACTGAAATAATGAATCCTATTAAGTAAATTTGTTCCAGAAGACGCTACACCTTTGTGAACATTTGATGGTAATTGAGCAACAAAAATTATTTCATATATGCGCACGCACTGCTGGAATAAATAAGTAAATGGCTGAAAAAGGATAATGACATACTTATATTTTGCAACTTGAAATAAATTATCAGGTATTTGACCACTCAGATTATTGGAAGCTACTCTCCTGTAAATGAAATACCATTGAATTGTCAAACATTTAAATTAACAAAGCTTGCAAAACCATTAAACTTTTGGGACTTAGAAAGTACACCCATAACAACATACAGATCAATCAAGTTTGGGAGATTCGCAATGGATTCTGGAATACTTCCTTGAAGTTTGTTTTGATTCAACATCCTGCTCCAATTAAGAGAAAAAACAAATCGTGTGAGAATAAAAATACAACTCCCAAGTCCCAAAATGTGCTGATAGGACAGGTGCAGACAGAACAACTTACAAGAACTGTAACTTTTTAAGATTGCCAAGAGAAGACGGAATTTGACCAGTTAATTGGttattttccaaatccaagcttaCCAGGCTTGATAGGTTACCGAACTCTTCCGGTATCTCACCAGTTATCCTATTACCTTGTAATGTGCTGTATGATGAATTCATCTGATGAGTGTCAGCTGAATAAGAAGATATATTCAAAAAATATAACTAGAAGAATTTATATAATGAAAACGATCTACTGAGTAAGAAAGAATGGTAAAATAGAGTCTCCAGGAAGATACAATGCGGTCAAGCTTTGCTTCAAGTGATATAATTCCTTAAAACTTACAGCGAGGAAAGGGTCTTCAGCCCACCAATTCTAGGGGACAGAAATCCAGAGAATCCCATGGCTGATAGTGTTCTGCAAATCGGTATATACTCAATATATAAGCATACAAATTTATACAATACGGAGAGCTGTAATGCATCCAGTCACCGCCCAATAACTTACACAGAAATGACATTGTAGCTATTGTCACAAATTATATTGGACCAGGTGCATGGGTTAACTTGGTTTGGGTTCCAATCTGAGAGCTGAGTGGAAGAAGCATTCAACGATGCCCTCAGAGCATACAATGCATCCCCTGATTCAAAACTCAGGGTTAGTCAAACAGTTCATTTATCAATTAAAAGAAAgttcatttatttttcttttgtgttggttGCAAGCAGTTATTGGAACAGAAACTCATGGTTCTGTGGTTTCACCATCCACATGAGCTTGGACCAGCCATAGTTCCCATCTAAAGATGGTTGTGGCTCATTGTCTATTTCAGGAATAAATTGAAAGAACAGTTAATCTAATATGTGAACACACACCATCGTCAAGCCTAAAAAGTGTAAAACGTAATACTTCTACTCATGAAAAACTAGATGCTTGTAGATACGAAACAATTGAAGCTTAACAAGCATAGTTCGAAACGCTTGACAACTAATAAGGTATTGATTCCCTAACACTGAAGCATAATCAGGTATGTGCACCTGTATAACAAATATTTTGCTGGACTGTAGAAGAAGTGACTGTTAACCTACAACATTATCACTCGGTACTCATGCACCATTAAGAAAGTCTATTAATGACACGACATACCTTGATAATCAGATGTCACGAAGGAATCCAGGCAAATTAAAAGCAGAAGCCCATAGACCAATCCCATCTTTAATAGCATTGTTCCAAGTGATTACACGGAACACCCAAAGTTTTCTTGACCAAATGCCATATCTGAAAAAATGAGGGTCACACGATGAATAAAACATATGCCATCTAACAAAGAACTACGAGTTTATAATTACCCTTTTGTGTGCATGCCTGTGGCATTTCTTTGCCTATCTAAATATTGAAGCACAGGACGACAATAACTCGTCTTAATGCGACCAAAATAAATCAATTACATGCTTCTAAAACTAAATTGTGCGGGTAATTCTCCACTACTTAGTGAAGCATCTATAGCAGAACGAACCCAGAAAGCTAACTGACAAGTGACAACCCCACACCAAACCATAACCCCCttttcctcacattccttgtaTAAGGACCACCATACTGCTTATCGATTCAATCATACTACAGATGAACCTATTCTTCTCCGATTTTAAAATTTCACTCTAAACAGGTTTATGTTATTTCCTCCCCAGCACTTGAATGTTTTTAACATCTAAACACTAGAGTCAAGCTAGTTGTGTGACCTATCGGATGAGCTAAGGACCGCACAAGCTTCTTCTAGAGCTTTCTTTAAGTTATTGGTTAATCAGAAAATCTTACTCTTAGAAAGTCTGTATCGTGTACCTACCTAACCGATGGAATCAATTCCTCCTAAACCAATCAATCATTTCCACAGAGAAATTAAGTACGCCAATACAAGGCATccaaaacaacacacaaaaagACCCCAAATTAAACCTAACAATAACTTTCAAAATTCATAAAAACTAACAAACCACAAAAAACTTTTACCAACTTTACTAATTATAGAATTAAAACAAAACCCAGAGACAATTTTAGCAAAAATTAATAAGTTCAGTTCAACATCCATAAAATGAAGAGCAAAACTACAATTAACATAaccaaaaattgaaaaagaatgaACGAAAATTCACCTCTATTAAGAGATCTGCTTCGGAGTAAGAAAAGGTTgttgtttattatttttcattCTGATTCTGGAGAAAGAAGGATTTCTACTTATACGTGTGTCTGGAACAAGAGTAAAAAACACTACTGTCTGTCTCACTCGAgtagaaaaggaagaagaagaagaaggtttttgTACCCATCAATTATTGGATATATAAAAATACAGATAAAAACTGTTTTAGTCATCCCGAGGTTAAAAAAATGTAATTATTACTGTCAGATTAACAGATGGCGGAACATTTGACGGTTCAGATGTAAGGATGTTGTATTCCTTTCAGGAAGTATGATAACTCACCCGTTTCTACTTGTACAGTCATAAATTCCCTTGTACCGCGTTTTCCTTGCCAATAAGGTACAGACTACAGAGTTAGTTGGCTGCTTTTAAAATGCCCTTCATTTTCAGTTTAATTATGAAATGCCATTAAAAGACAACCCATTTAGTTTATGAGCCCTAGAAATTCTGGGGTGGTACACACACAGTAAGGTTGCCTTGCCCCAATATAGTGTTGACCATTTAATATGAGAAGAAGTTCTTATCTTTTGCAATTTATAATCATTAAACTTGTGGAAGTAGAGAGAGATACGTTTGTTGGAAAAGGGAAAACCTAGTAGTGCTTGGTGATGGGGACTAATTTGTCTCTACTTGATTTTATTTAAAGTATTCTCCAATGGCTATCTTTAGTTTTGATGAGATTCTCCACATGCTTATCTACCCACTCCAGTAGAGATGTAGAATGTCTAAATGCATAAAAGAGACTAGGGGCACTAGGATTGTTTTTGTTCTCATGCCACCAGACAAAATATCATGGTTCATCATAGGATATAAGTTCAATAGAAACATCTACAATTTATAGCCCTACTAGTGGCAGCTAAACAGCAACAGACTAAGCAAAGAAAGTGTAGTGACCGGTCACCGGTGTCACACAAAGGTGCGCTAGAGTTGTCTAAGAACAACTGCAGTGGTGTCCGTGTTGTCACGTAACGGTGGCAattaaaatttggtcgcgcgtaatttaAAGATCCgtcccaaaaaaatttcatcgggcgtatctcaaatgtccgcccaatcaatcaccaggcggactttaagtttacgcctgtcaacaggcgtactttaagtttacgcctcatttttttttttttttttaatttgaattttcatcgggcgtaatttaaatctccgcccgttaacaagcgtactttaaatttacgcccagcaacaagcgtactttaaatttacgcccgactatattaggatttggtatttggtcgcgaccaaatatggtctggaatttgatctttggctgggatttgatctttactccgtcccactgcgtcacgatctcatcccaaatttttggttatactcgcccactgtggatgctctaatgaTCCAGAAACACGTTAGtgctgataaaaaaaaagaacgtaccaaaatcaatgcaaagcaCAATAAAACATGTTTGAGGTTGTTTTATATGAATTTTGACACACTCTAATATACCGGCACCCCCGTTAAGTTAGCTATGTTGCATAAACGAAGTTCCTTGCAATTTATGTTAGACAAACAAGGAAAATGTAACTACTGGTGTTACCCAAGTTTGCTTCAGCAGAGTTGTTTCCAGTTCTATCGGATGAATTGGTACCTCAGAAAGTTGCTAACTGCAGCTGTGATTTTCTTTGCACTCAGATTATCCATTACCCTTTTACCGCCCCCTTCAATCGACAAGTTTGATAAGGACTTTTGATCTAGCATTTTCTGAACTAATGTCATGTTGGGCTGCTAAACGTGAAACATTCAAGTATAAAGTCTCACAAGTGAAACCAACGGAAAAGTGGGATAAAACTTCGACTCAGGTTTTAAACTGCCAAGTCGCCGGTAAATGACAAGTGAGATGCACTTATAGCTTTATAAAGATGCCACTGTGCTGGATTGGTCATGTTAGTTGTGGGTTTTGCAGGGTAAATACAGAAACAGGCTCAGACAAAATTACAACCATCACAATGGCAAGTTAGTTAAGAAACAGACAGAAATACTAATTAGTCATAAACGCCGATTACAGGCTTTTCATAAATTTATAATGTCTTTTTAAGAAAACTTGCAAGGTTGTAGATTATTATCTTCGACTATAGAACAACTCGCTTGCTGTAAATGTCAAACTTCTCAGAAGCCGACAATTGAGGTTCCTGCAAATCGACACAAGGTAAAACAAAACGAAATTAGCTTTATTAATCCTTTTCGCAAGCATAATTTgtgtaccaaaaaaaaatacattttaaaTTGAAATAGGAGATCTAGAGAGAAAAGCACCTGTGACAATCCAATGTGGAACATTTTCCTTAAAACAGATGTAATTGGGCCGTTAAAACGTATCCCAGTTTTAGCCTCGCGTATAGCAGTTCTCATAGCGAGATGCAGAGCACCATATGTAAGTCCCGGTGCGCTCTGAACAGCTTGTATGAAACTAAATGTCATGGCACCAGTCATCGCATTACCAGCAAGAGCCTGCGAATTCAATAGGAACAACTGTTTAAAACTAGGCTGCTTAATCCTTGCAATTTCTTATCTGCAAGTTTATTGGGAGATGCTTAAAATAAATCTCATCTAGATCCTCGATTCTAAATAGGTTCGCGAAGCAGTTGATTAAACAACGAAGTTTGAGGGCAAGAAAAATATTGTTTGTAGAACTTGTCTGGGTTGGGCTAGATAAACATATTTACTTACAGAAGTATCTGCAGAGGTTTGATGATCATCACAAGCACTGAAACATAAAGCCAACCCGCCGCTTGTTCCTTTATATGCACCGGATGGAGGACTGTGATCCTCCCAAGTATAGTATCCATTCCTGTGCAACCCCATTCAGTAATATAAATGAGTAAGAAACTATGTCACACTGCATTTAAAAAACGTTTGCAAATAGGTTGAGTTATGTGATGGCAGAATTTGTTAAATGTCTTCTATATAACAAATTAAAGGAAGATCTTTACTGGTTCATCCTGCAAAAGTAAGGTAGATCAAGGACCGTTCCGCTATGGCAAGCATCGATGATCGCATGCAGTGTTGCACCCTTAGGGAGAGGCCTAACTATAGTAGCATTTATCTCGTCGTCGAGAATCATCCCTTCTTTCTCATAATCTAGAGGacaaatggtttcatcaaaaccatCAACTTCATCTCCATTACGATTAGGTTGTTGAGCACCATGACCTGAATAATGGAACACCAAAGAGTCCCCCGACTTGCATCCTTCCATAAGCCACTGAAGTGCCCGTTGAATATTTCGCTTTGTAGGAATCCATTCACGCTCATCGTCTGTAAGTAATCATTTTCAAGCATAAGTTCACCAATTATCATGGGTCAGTAAACATACTTTCACCACAATATTTAGTTCTTATATCACACACAGTTCCAGCAGAGTACCGGACACATACAGGGGGCTCACAGCTCACAATATCATCTAACTCATGCTTATCCAAAGATGTACATATCATCATAACTATCAATTTCTTGAAAACACGAAGAACTTTAAAGAATAAGTAATCTGTTCAAGATACCTGTTAGAACCAGTATTGAATCCTTTGGATATCCTAATTtctcaatcaaaagaaatttcatGCAGTTAACGTCGTTGACACTTCCCTTGAGCTCATACCTCTTAGACCGGTAAGATATACCAATTAGAAGCGCCCTCTTTCTACCATGCACTGGTGGAAAAGCAAGTGGCCGCTGAATAGGAAGATAATATGAGTAAGTAGAGGGACGAGTTGAACCCGAATTGTTAATGGAAGAAGCGACTACTGAATCAATTGTATTCGAAACATTGTTAAGCACGCCTTTGAACCAACGTGTGGCCTGACGTACCGGGTCATGATTAGTAGTGGTTTGAACATATGAGTAACTGATTGACTGTACTGACGTAACGGTTTGACAGATTGAGCACCGAATGGTTTGAGCTGATGGAGGTACGGCTAGTTGTATCCCACATCCATTGCATATTTGTCTTCCACCTGCCATTTTCTCAATGTTGGTAGTAGCAGCAGTAATAGTGGGTTTATATTGCTTATTAGTTGCTGCAGGATGCCTGAGTTTAAGAACTAGGTGAGGATAATTGAAATGGTGGTGAGTTGAAGCAGAATATATATACACTTTATTCCCCACGAATAAAAGCGTTTGAGATTGAGAACTGGATGCCAAAACTTTTATCCTTTTTCTGTTGAATTGTTTTATCACTTTATGGGTTTGAAGCATTTTCCCAAGTTCCACATGAGCCGTTAGTTCCATATGTATGATAGTTACTGGACGCTTGGGGATCCTTCCGAATAATAATAGGCTtccgattaataaaaaaaataattttttaaaattttaataaaaaattataatttatttttcttttgtgaatgaaactttttagtcccacattgtggagtttctaatttttagtagttttaagaaactatataaaccttttagtcccacatcggggagtttttcttcttaagttgtatttgtcaattatataaacaaattcactacttttgtaaaatctatgggaaaggggttgctctatatttagagggacccccaagggaaaaaatattttatattgttttctcaagcgttcgagattttcctttatggttttttcggagttgtcaagctcaagttgagcatctactacatatgctagtagtaggtgtattatggtgttttatctcCATCTTgttagggctatagcatcactcttgagtgtagacgGGTGCTAATGTCTTAatggcaacgtgttgaacacgtgactcactcttttttttccaaagttttgccttgttgctgttgcggagatatggggagctcattcgtttcatcaaatcgatcacttccattataaatgagctaagtatcaataacttttgcttatttgatttttccttgtttttgattattgcacccaacaatcttaagacattagtatttgtaataataaaaaatggttggttggtttgtgaatcatggatgttaattgtggagtgaaaaacaaaaacgaatttttggccagctgtagagtttcgagtttatctcttaacatagaaggaatttcgatgaacccttttgacacaacgtagtagacatcctgatagttacccacgtaaaatttcagaatttttggagttgtaaaagtatttttttgatattttacaaaactgagaaacgttcctgaaaaattttGATGGGCAGaactttgttgttaactaaagtagtttttatggggtaaccatgaggtttttgatatggtggttcaaacgaagtttataaatctagatattatcttcaaaactcatattttatctgaactaaggtttgtgagatatggtgtattaggtgattgggaaattaccgtgtccgtggtcagagtataaacgaagtttgtgacatgaaattgaaaaggaacatggctaccaggcgcatgtggatgaacacaagtcttccaaagctgaaaaaggcgagaacatcaaacacaactctaagcatagtctttataataaaggtatgtttcgtaaaactgaatccagcattactttaattaagggtgattgttatgtttgtaaaattcctggccatacggcagtaaagtgtagacaacataaaaccttaattagtagaaagttaatgctaatttagttgaaacaatttagaacgagttcattgacatgatgtcggaagttattttaataaccaatatgagagactggtgggtggactctagagccactaagtatgtttgttgaaacaagacctttcacctcttatcagaggataagggatgtcgagaaactctatctgagtaactcatctgcgacagaggttgcataaaagggaaaggtcgagcataagctcatatctgtaatattctcacactgaatgaagttttcatgttccgagcatatgaaaaatcttgtatcttgttctcttgaagatggtaaaagattgaagatcttaattaaatgtggaaaacttgttataactaagggtattgattttttaggcaacattataggacttagggtctatataagtttaaaggaaaatctgatgaagtgaacatagttgattcttgtgctttcttttgtgtgtctttgaatgttttgcatggtagacttggaaccgtaaaattataagtcaatgcataaactgcctagcataggcttcgtacccaaatttagtttggatcttgaacacaaaagtgaaatgatgcataaacttttagcacaaatgttcatagtaatttaatccttagaattaattcagttaggcctagttgacatgagttcaacccaaaaccactatggtaaaagatggtttataacttcctagatgattgtacgaggtactatcttgtatacttgcttagggataaggatgatgccttagaagccttaagatgtataaacttgaagttgaaaaccaattagaagccttgaacataataattgtatccttaaggagatataattgccatgttgattagttcaggattatgcggtcttgtgggaggaggcagtcctcttaactagtatatcctgaatatagtaccaaggatcagatgaaactccatatgatttatggaaaggtagatgaccttcttatgaatatgtcaaagtgtgggggtgtttgactaagatttcattcctcttcctaaaagaactagatagaaaccaaaaatgttgattgtgtcttcatataaggtatgctgagtatacttctacatatagatttttggttgtgtgttctaatttttcatactttggtgtgatttttctgactttgttgtgaatactattacataacctagggatgttgagttctttgaacatgtttattcttaaacctgtacctcattagagatgtgttgttgatcccctagatttattttcaaatagtcagaacttatcttaaaggaagataaagttaaggttgagcctaagagaagtaaaacaattagacttgagacttcttatgaagccgacttcataacatgcctagcttagtctaagccctggacttgtaaagaagccttgatatctactgaaaccccattctggtaagaagcttcatttagcgaaatggactc
Coding sequences within:
- the LOC113331993 gene encoding LRR receptor kinase SERK2-like isoform X2 codes for the protein MGFSGFLSPRIGGLKTLSSLTLQGNRITGEIPEEFGNLSSLVSLDLENNQLTGQIPSSLGNLKKLQFLMLNQNKLQGSIPESIANLPNLIDLRVASNNLSGQIPDNLFQVAKYNFSGNDLNCGVSFLHPCASNNNNPVAHQSKLGILIGSVGGIIVILLLGGLLFFIWKGKQKGYKRDVFVDVAGEDDRRIAFGQLKRFSWRELQLATDDFSEKNVLGQGGFGKVYKGVLGDNTKIAVKRLTDYESPGGEQAFLREVEMISVAVHKNLLRLIGFCTTPSERLLVYPFMQNLSVAYRLREIKPGDEVLDWPSRKRVALGTARGLEYLHEHCNPKIIHRDVKAANVLLDEDFEAVVGDFGLAKLVDVRKTNVTTQVRGTMGHIAPEYLSTGKSSERTDVFGYGIMLLELVTGQRAIDFSRLEEEDDVLLLDHVKKLQREKRLSAIVDRNLCRNYVSEEVEMMIQVALLCTQGSPEERPTMSEVVRMLEGEGLAERWEEWQQVEVNRQEEYDRFQRRFDLGEDSIYNQDAIELSGGR
- the LOC113331993 gene encoding LRR receptor kinase SERK2-like isoform X1, translated to MLLKMGLVYGLLLLICLDSFVTSDYQGDALYALRASLNASSTQLSDWNPNQVNPCTWSNIICDNSYNVISVTLSAMGFSGFLSPRIGGLKTLSSLTLQGNRITGEIPEEFGNLSSLVSLDLENNQLTGQIPSSLGNLKKLQFLMLNQNKLQGSIPESIANLPNLIDLRVASNNLSGQIPDNLFQVAKYNFSGNDLNCGVSFLHPCASNNNNPVAHQSKLGILIGSVGGIIVILLLGGLLFFIWKGKQKGYKRDVFVDVAGEDDRRIAFGQLKRFSWRELQLATDDFSEKNVLGQGGFGKVYKGVLGDNTKIAVKRLTDYESPGGEQAFLREVEMISVAVHKNLLRLIGFCTTPSERLLVYPFMQNLSVAYRLREIKPGDEVLDWPSRKRVALGTARGLEYLHEHCNPKIIHRDVKAANVLLDEDFEAVVGDFGLAKLVDVRKTNVTTQVRGTMGHIAPEYLSTGKSSERTDVFGYGIMLLELVTGQRAIDFSRLEEEDDVLLLDHVKKLQREKRLSAIVDRNLCRNYVSEEVEMMIQVALLCTQGSPEERPTMSEVVRMLEGEGLAERWEEWQQVEVNRQEEYDRFQRRFDLGEDSIYNQDAIELSGGR
- the LOC113331993 gene encoding LRR receptor kinase SERK2-like isoform X3; its protein translation is MNSSYSTLQGNRITGEIPEEFGNLSSLVSLDLENNQLTGQIPSSLGNLKKLQFLMLNQNKLQGSIPESIANLPNLIDLRVASNNLSGQIPDNLFQVAKYNFSGNDLNCGVSFLHPCASNNNNPVAHQSKLGILIGSVGGIIVILLLGGLLFFIWKGKQKGYKRDVFVDVAGEDDRRIAFGQLKRFSWRELQLATDDFSEKNVLGQGGFGKVYKGVLGDNTKIAVKRLTDYESPGGEQAFLREVEMISVAVHKNLLRLIGFCTTPSERLLVYPFMQNLSVAYRLREIKPGDEVLDWPSRKRVALGTARGLEYLHEHCNPKIIHRDVKAANVLLDEDFEAVVGDFGLAKLVDVRKTNVTTQVRGTMGHIAPEYLSTGKSSERTDVFGYGIMLLELVTGQRAIDFSRLEEEDDVLLLDHVKKLQREKRLSAIVDRNLCRNYVSEEVEMMIQVALLCTQGSPEERPTMSEVVRMLEGEGLAERWEEWQQVEVNRQEEYDRFQRRFDLGEDSIYNQDAIELSGGR
- the LOC113331995 gene encoding metacaspase-1-like isoform X2, yielding MAGGRQICNGCGIQLAVPPSAQTIRCSICQTVTSVQSISYSYVQTTTNHDPRPLAFPPVHGRKRALLIGISYRSKRYELKGSVNDVNCMKFLLIEKLGYPKDSILVLTDDEREWIPTKRNIQRALQWLMEGCKSGDSLVFHYSGHGAQQPNRNGDEVDGFDETICPLDYEKEGMILDDEINATIVRPLPKGATLHAIIDACHSGTVLDLPYFCRMNQNGYYTWEDHSPPSGAYKGTSGGLALCFSACDDHQTSADTSALAGNAMTGAMTFSFIQAVQSAPGLTYGALHLAMRTAIREAKTGIRFNGPITSVLRKMFHIGLSQEPQLSASEKFDIYSKRVVL
- the LOC113331995 gene encoding metacaspase-1-like isoform X1 — translated: MAGGRQICNGCGIQLAVPPSAQTIRCSICQTVTSVQSISYSYVQTTTNHDPVRQATRWFKGVLNNVSNTIDSVVASSINNSGSTRPSTYSYYLPIQRPLAFPPVHGRKRALLIGISYRSKRYELKGSVNDVNCMKFLLIEKLGYPKDSILVLTDDEREWIPTKRNIQRALQWLMEGCKSGDSLVFHYSGHGAQQPNRNGDEVDGFDETICPLDYEKEGMILDDEINATIVRPLPKGATLHAIIDACHSGTVLDLPYFCRMNQNGYYTWEDHSPPSGAYKGTSGGLALCFSACDDHQTSADTSALAGNAMTGAMTFSFIQAVQSAPGLTYGALHLAMRTAIREAKTGIRFNGPITSVLRKMFHIGLSQEPQLSASEKFDIYSKRVVL